The following are encoded together in the Chanodichthys erythropterus isolate Z2021 chromosome 16, ASM2448905v1, whole genome shotgun sequence genome:
- the LOC137002688 gene encoding guanylate-binding protein 1-like isoform X4 — MACGGSMSAPVCLIENDENGKLCVKKQAKDILDGIKEPVVVVSVVGLYRTGKSYIMNRLAGQQSGFALGSTIESKTKGIWMWCVPHPTKEGHTLVLLDTEGLGDVDKGDEKHDTWIFCLAVLLSSTLVYNSLGTIDNTALEKLHYVTELTENIRVKAEVSRDEDESADFMRVFPSFVWAVRDFTLELKKGDDQITSDEYLESALKLKTGSSDQTERYNLPRRCLRNFFAGRKCFVFPRPASTKNMRRMEELEENDLDSEFLEQAKTFCCYIYDNAEPKVVSGGRTITGTALGNLAEVYIEAIRSGKVPCLENAVMSLAKIQNVRAVEQALESYMTEMLNMAQLPMDPEDLSNIHTVAEKKATEVFIAMSFNDNDQIYQQELMCEEVLSVYLKAKEDIGNMILQADQSLSAAEQEKEVQRLKNEILEQRQRGLEEQNRLQEQAFQDMQRTYDEHVNQIIQQMEREHERMRRDNERVLKAKLREKETLIEQGFQKEAARMQSKIDSLKVDMNKQETSQPSTLSQVADGIGTAASLLLPGFILKPISWLSSLF; from the exons ATGGCGTGTGGTGGGTCCATGTCCGCTCCGGTGTGTCTCATTGAAAATGATGAAAATGGGAAGCTGTGTGTTAAGAAACAGGCTAAAGACATTCTGGATGGGATCAAGGAGCCGGTGGTGGTGGTGTCTGTGGTGGGACTCTACCGTACGGGGAAATCCTATATTATGAACCGCCTGGCAGGGCAACAGTCCG GCTTTGCTCTCGGCAGCACTATTGAGTCAAAGACCAAAGGCATCTGGATGTGGTGTGTCCCTCACCCCACTAAAGAAGGACACACTCTGGTGCTGCTGGACACAGAGGGACTTGGTGATGTCGACAAG GGGGATGAGAAACATGACACGTGGATCTTCTGTCTGGCTGTTCTTCTCAGCAGCACTCTAGTGTACAACAGCTTAGGGACCATTGACAACACGGCACTGGAAAAGCTGCA CTACGTTACAGAGCTGACGGAGAACATTCGCGTGAAGGCAGAAGTGAGTCGAGATGAGGACGAGTCGGCAGATTTCATGCGTGTTTTCCCATCGTTTGTCTGGGCTGTTCGTGACTTCACTCTGGAACTGAAAAAGGGGGATGACCAGATAACATCAGACGAGTATCTGGAGAGTGCATTGAAACTCAAAACAG GTAGCTCAGATCAGACTGAGCGGTATAACCTGCCCCGCCGCTGTCTGCGTAATTTCTTTGCGGGGAGAAAGTGCTTTGTGTTCCCTCGGCCGGCTAGTACAAAAAACATGAGAAGAATGGAGGAACTGGAAGAGAACGATCTGGATTCAGAGTTCCTTGAGCAGGCAAAAACATTTTGCTGTTACATTTACGACAATGCAGAGCCAAAAGTCGTCAGTGGAGGCCGTACTATTACTGGAACAG CTCTGGGGAATCTTGCTGAGGTTTACATAGAGGCGATCCGCAGTGGGAAGGTTCCATGTTTGGAGAACGCAGTCATGTCTCTGGCTAAGATCCAGAATGTCCGTGCAGTGGAACAGGCCCTGGAGTCCTACATGACCGAGATGCTCAACATGGCTCAGCTTCCTATGGACCCTGAAGATCTGTCCAACATCCACACAGTCGCAGAGAAGAAGGCCACAGAAGTTTTCATCGCCATGTCCTTCAATGACAATGACCAGATCTACCAACAAGAGCTCATG tgTGAGGAAGTGTTGAGTGTGTATTTGAAAGCAAAGGAAGATATTGGAAATATGATTCTACAAGCCGACCAATCTCTCAGTGCAGCAGAACAAGAAAAAGAGG TGCAGAGATTAAAGAATGAGATCTTAGAGCAGCGACAAAGAGGCCTAGAGGAACAGAACCGGTTACAGGAGCAAGCGTTTCAAGACATGCAGAGAACCTATGATGAGCATGTGAATCAGATCATTCAACAGATGGAGAGAGAGCACGAGAGAATGAGGAGAGACAATGAACGAGTCCTGAAAGCCAAACTGAGG GAGAAGGAAACTCTTATAGAGCAGGGCTTCCAGAAGGAGGCTGCCCGGATGCAGAGCAAGATTGACAGCCTGAAAGTAGACATGAATAAACAGGAGACGTCCCAACCCTCCACATTGAGCCAGGTTGCGGATGGTATCGGCACTGCGGCATCTTTGCTCTTGCCAGGCTTCATCCTGAAGCCTATTTCCTGGCTCTCAAGtctgttttaa
- the LOC137002688 gene encoding guanylate-binding protein 1-like isoform X3 produces the protein MACGGSMSAPVCLIENDENGKLCVKKQAKDILDGIKEPVVVVSVVGLYRTGKSYIMNRLAGQQSGFALGSTIESKTKGIWMWCVPHPTKEGHTLVLLDTEGLGDVDKGDEKHDTWIFCLAVLLSSTLVYNSLGTIDNTALEKLHYVTELTENIRVKAEVSRDEDESADFMRVFPSFVWAVRDFTLELKKGDDQITSDEYLESALKLKTGSSDQTERYNLPRRCLRNFFAGRKCFVFPRPASTKNMRRMEELEENDLDSEFLEQAKTFCCYIYDNAEPKVVSGGRTITGTALGNLAEVYIEAIRSGKVPCLENAVMSLAKIQNVRAVEQALESYMTEMLNMAQLPMDPEDLSNIHTVAEKKATEVFIAMSFNDNDQIYQQELMRKIHNEYQDMCQQNHQASLMQCEEVLREVFDTLEKGISDRLYLKTGGYRQYRDKLAQLTNEYRARTQSQIMCEEVLSVYLKAKEDIGNMILQADQSLSAAEQEKEVQRLKNEILEQRQRGLEEQNRLQEQAFQDMQRTYDEHVNQIIQQMEREHERMRRDNERVLKAKLREKETLIEQGFQKEAARMQSKIDSLKVDMNKQETSQPSTLSQVADGIGTAASLLLPGFILKPISWLSSLF, from the exons ATGGCGTGTGGTGGGTCCATGTCCGCTCCGGTGTGTCTCATTGAAAATGATGAAAATGGGAAGCTGTGTGTTAAGAAACAGGCTAAAGACATTCTGGATGGGATCAAGGAGCCGGTGGTGGTGGTGTCTGTGGTGGGACTCTACCGTACGGGGAAATCCTATATTATGAACCGCCTGGCAGGGCAACAGTCCG GCTTTGCTCTCGGCAGCACTATTGAGTCAAAGACCAAAGGCATCTGGATGTGGTGTGTCCCTCACCCCACTAAAGAAGGACACACTCTGGTGCTGCTGGACACAGAGGGACTTGGTGATGTCGACAAG GGGGATGAGAAACATGACACGTGGATCTTCTGTCTGGCTGTTCTTCTCAGCAGCACTCTAGTGTACAACAGCTTAGGGACCATTGACAACACGGCACTGGAAAAGCTGCA CTACGTTACAGAGCTGACGGAGAACATTCGCGTGAAGGCAGAAGTGAGTCGAGATGAGGACGAGTCGGCAGATTTCATGCGTGTTTTCCCATCGTTTGTCTGGGCTGTTCGTGACTTCACTCTGGAACTGAAAAAGGGGGATGACCAGATAACATCAGACGAGTATCTGGAGAGTGCATTGAAACTCAAAACAG GTAGCTCAGATCAGACTGAGCGGTATAACCTGCCCCGCCGCTGTCTGCGTAATTTCTTTGCGGGGAGAAAGTGCTTTGTGTTCCCTCGGCCGGCTAGTACAAAAAACATGAGAAGAATGGAGGAACTGGAAGAGAACGATCTGGATTCAGAGTTCCTTGAGCAGGCAAAAACATTTTGCTGTTACATTTACGACAATGCAGAGCCAAAAGTCGTCAGTGGAGGCCGTACTATTACTGGAACAG CTCTGGGGAATCTTGCTGAGGTTTACATAGAGGCGATCCGCAGTGGGAAGGTTCCATGTTTGGAGAACGCAGTCATGTCTCTGGCTAAGATCCAGAATGTCCGTGCAGTGGAACAGGCCCTGGAGTCCTACATGACCGAGATGCTCAACATGGCTCAGCTTCCTATGGACCCTGAAGATCTGTCCAACATCCACACAGTCGCAGAGAAGAAGGCCACAGAAGTTTTCATCGCCATGTCCTTCAATGACAATGACCAGATCTACCAACAAGAGCTCATG AGGAAGATTCATAATGAATATCAAGACATGTGCCAGCAGAATCATCAAGCGTCTCTCATGCAGTGTGAGGAGGTTCTGCGTGAGGTGTTCGATACACTGGAAAAAGGCATTTCTGATAGATTATACCTGAAAACTGGAGGATACCGACAGTACAGAGACAAGCTCGCACAGCTGACCAATGAATACAGAGCAAGAACACAGTCACAAATAATG tgTGAGGAAGTGTTGAGTGTGTATTTGAAAGCAAAGGAAGATATTGGAAATATGATTCTACAAGCCGACCAATCTCTCAGTGCAGCAGAACAAGAAAAAGAGG TGCAGAGATTAAAGAATGAGATCTTAGAGCAGCGACAAAGAGGCCTAGAGGAACAGAACCGGTTACAGGAGCAAGCGTTTCAAGACATGCAGAGAACCTATGATGAGCATGTGAATCAGATCATTCAACAGATGGAGAGAGAGCACGAGAGAATGAGGAGAGACAATGAACGAGTCCTGAAAGCCAAACTGAGG GAGAAGGAAACTCTTATAGAGCAGGGCTTCCAGAAGGAGGCTGCCCGGATGCAGAGCAAGATTGACAGCCTGAAAGTAGACATGAATAAACAGGAGACGTCCCAACCCTCCACATTGAGCCAGGTTGCGGATGGTATCGGCACTGCGGCATCTTTGCTCTTGCCAGGCTTCATCCTGAAGCCTATTTCCTGGCTCTCAAGtctgttttaa